In the genome of Trypanosoma brucei gambiense DAL972 chromosome 11, complete sequence, the window GAAGGAGGTGGAAGACCTGCAGCGGTTAGCATATTTTGATTCTTAATTTCACTGTCACGAGACGATTTGTTCCATGGGTATGGCAACACGTTCGCCTTCGCCACGGACAGTTCACTCCGGACAGCGgcaggaggaagggaattgGGTGGCGTCTGTTCCCGGGGAGAGAACTCAACTAGGGACATTGGATCACGTGAAGCTCCACCCAATTGATCACTGCTCTCCCGATATCCCCATATCGCCGCCTCACACCTCAGCCGCTGATGTGAATGATGTACCTTTAGCGGAGGTTGTTCACGGTGGGGGCTTCGGTGAAACTAATATTGCCGCCGATATTGGAGGTTGTGCTCGCTTAGTTGAGCCTGCAACTTTTTGTGTGGCCTGCGAAGACCGCCAAAGTACCACCCTTTTGTTAGCTCACAACCAGAACGCTTTGGACCAccaaaagcaacagcaacccGTGGATGGTGAGGGACAGTGCCCACTCACCGCGCACGACGGGCCATCACGAGGCAGGTTGCGATTTGGTTTGCGTTCGTTGAGGGTTGTAACCGAAGAAAGTGGCACGACGGCGAGGCGGTTCTTGAGACTTAGAAGACCACAAGTAGGTGCCGAGGAGCGGGCTGAACAGTCCATAGGTCCAGGAGACAGACATTTCGCTCCAGAAGAGGGAGAACATCCCcttcaagaaaaaacaaattcacAATTCGACACCCAGCCCCTTCCCCCTATGCACACCAGCGTAACTACAGACGGATCATCCCGCACCAACGAAAAGGTGGAGCATCCCGGTGGTACTGTGCAACACCAGCGCACGACACGGATGGCGGAGGCAGTAAATGCAAGCTTCAATGGCCCCACTCCGTCGCTTTCGGTGTGTAAATTGGGAAAGTCTTTGGGATCTGGTGTACTGCTCTCACCAACACCTACGACCCCAATATTGAAGAGAAATAATGGTGCGGCCAGCCGAAAGCGTCACAGCAAGGTGAATGTATTTCTGCCACATAGTCCCGTTCCCATCGACTTCAGTTCGGTTACCACACATGTGGAGTCAAAGTACGAAGTTGGGAAAAAGATAAGTGAGGGCACGTACGGTGAAGTATACATTGGTCGTTGCCGAACTACGGGTGAGTATGTTGCGTTGAAGCGACTTAAAGTTTTAGAGGGGCTGGAGGGGTTTCCCATCACGTCTCTGCGAGAAGTGATCGCCCTTCAGCACATTAACAACGAGCGCCAAAACATTGCAGTACGTAACGGAAACGCAAGCGGCAGCAACCGTGCCAAAATGGACGCCATAGATGAAGTAGTTAGACTCCGTGACGTTTTACTGTCGAGCACCCACAACGATATATATCTTGTGTTCCCTTACGCGTCTTGCAGTTTGGCTGGGCTAATGCACCGCCGATTTCCATTCAGTGAGCAAGAGATTGCGTATATTTTCCGGAAAGTTATCACTGCTGTGAAAAAGTTGCATGAAATGGGTATCATCCACCGTGATGTCAAGGCTGACAATGTGCTCATTAATAGGGATGGCAGCGTCCAGCTTGGGGACTTCGGTTTGTGCGCCTTTGAGGGATGCGGCACGCGTGCCTTAACTCCCAGTCTTATTAACCTTAACTATCGCCCGCCTGAGATGTTACTCGGTGCTGTCGCATATAACGCAAAGGTTGATATATGGTCTATTGGCTGCTTTCTAAGCCAAATGTTTCTGCGTGTACCGCCATTTGCCTGCGTTCGGCCGAAAGCAGAATTCGACGGAGCGGGCGCTGGCAACGCAAAGGTGGACCCGCATCCCAAAGAGCCGCAGCAAAAACAGAAGTTAAAACAGCAGGGGTATAGGGTGCGAGCGGAAACAGAACTGGAGCAACTATCTCTTATAACAGAGGTGTTGGGCCCGCTTGGCGGTGACCTTGATGAAGCTTTCCCACCGGCGCAGTGTCGAAACGTGTCGCTATTACGTGAGGTACGCGCATCTCTAACTAGCTGTAACTCACAATCAGCGTTAAGGGCGTCTATGGCTTCTCTTTTTGAACCAAGCCATCTTTACTCTCAGTACAGGGGCTTCCGCTCGTGGTTCATCGCCACTGCTGAGCGCCGCCGTCGTTCCCCAACTTATCCAGCGCCGTCGCCGGAGTGTCTCGACGTGCTCACTGCAATATTTCAGCTGGATCCGCGGAAACGGCCGACGGCGGCCCAATTGCTGGAAATGCCTTTCTTTGACCTTAGCCGCGCGGTGTCGTCTCCCGCCCGACGGTCGTATGCTGCTTATACTTACGCTGAAGTTGAGGGAGAGAAGGCGGAGCTGTTAAtaagagaagaaatggcTGAGAAATTACAGAGGTACGAGGGCAGTCACCTTTTGCCTTATCCAAGCGCTGCGTAAAAATAGGTTGTGGGTGATGGAAGAGGTTGTGATGCAGGAAACATGAATAAAAGGAGGACTCAGGAATGTGTCAGTGAGGAAGATTTTAAGAGGTGTAgtggaagggagggggtCACTGCAGCTCAGTGAAATGGAGGTGAACCGTTGAGGAGTTGTGGGTCGTTATGGTGCTCCTCCTGGTGGGACCACCAGACTCTAGAGTTGGCGAAAGCGGGATATTGCGATCGCCCAGGGAGGATTGACGGATCTACATGTTTTAAAAATGTGCATGGCTGGTCTCTACCTAAGTGGGAGGTGACgaggtgtgtgtatgtgtatgtgtggtcATCACGCCGCAGAACTCAGTCATAACCGCAATACGTAAAGTGGGATAAAATGGGGTAAATCACCGCAAATGTGATTGTTTCTTCTGTACTCTTTCCCCTCATATCCTATGTCGatacttcccccccccccaagcAGTCTGTACTTCCGTTGAATATGATGTACCGATGGATACAAGCTCACACATCCCCCTCATCACTCAACCccattttttctctccacgtttttttttcatcttcctTTGGCCGCCGTCTCTGGGCGGTCCTGCCCTTTGTTGTGGACGGCGTATTTTGTTCTCTTATTGTGCTGCACTGAGCCATTCTGTGTTCTGGGATTGGTGccgaaatgaaggaaagagtaaaagaaaatatccaTCTTTTCTCCACAGTAACAGTCAAATGTGTTCCCctcatcatttccttcccGATCTCTTGTCGTCATCTTCCTTGAATTTCGTCATTTATGATCCCTCCACATGcactctccctttcttttctatgtgtgagtgtgtacgaggaggggaaagagggggaaagaaaagggaagaagacgCCTGAGCCTTATCTTGTATGCTATGTGCCTCAGTATTTGCACTTTGGCGCGGAAACTTGGAAGCGCGCGAAATTCTCTTCATGTGCAGCTGgattaatttttgttttctccagCGCTCCGAGTTTTCTCCTTTcactctatttttttttattgttcgCCTGCATTCCCCCCTTCCATTACGTGTTTTCCAGGCTCTTGCCTcatacctttctttttccgtttGCTAAACTTCTTGAGTCTAAACGTCGCCACCCAGCATTGTACTGTTTATAccgtttcctcctttttgcttctccctttttttaaaatcttCTTTCAGAACGTGTGTGTACATCCAAAGAGATTCGGTAGAGGATAAAAGCCAAAAAGGGTGGCGGCAAGTAAAGTGTCGTGAACGTTGCCTCCCTTTATTCTCCACTTGGAATCTGATCGTTGTTCGGATTTATACGCACACGGACGGAGGCACAAACAGGGTTGCTTTCCGGATAATTTGAAGGAACTTTCAGGGTGTGGTGGAAGAGGCTGCAGTtgcggaagggaaaggaaaaaaagaagaggtggggaaggaagaaatagtAAAGCATATCAAGGGGAATTAAATAAGTTCATAAATAATTCGGCGAGTAGACCAAAGGCTAAACTTGTCGAACAAGGGAACGGAGGTGTCGCACGTGCCAGTTGCATTGTTGGGGACTAGGAATAGGGCACACctctttgctctttttttccccctttttttgtctaaAATGATGCGGTTCACTAGGGATGGAGCCGTGGGCAACATGCAATCAGACAAAAGTCGGAGGGTTCTCTCgtgcattctttttctctgcttTCTCGGCTTGGGTGCTCTCATTGCATTTGCGACGATACCGTTTTCCGTACTTGACGGTCGAAGTGACAAGAAGCAGAGCGATTTGGTGCGCATAGCTGTGGATGAAACCAATTGGTGGTCTGAAAATATGCGCCTTCGAGTCATCGAGTCTGCGGCCGCAGCGCGAGCTATTGAGGGATTTGTTATTGGTGAAATTGATAATATGCCCCCTTGGAAGGGTGGGTTAGAGCAGCGTGCACTTGGATGGTCGTTTGAGCGGTTTCCTTACGTGGCAGCGGCGATGTTTCGTAATGTACGGAACAACACAGGCACGGTTGTCATGCTTGCCCCTGGTGGTGTCGTCTCTCAAACGTTTCCAAACACCGAGTCCGTTTTAGAGTATGATTTTTTCGAATCTGGAAATGGAATCGGGGTCGCAGCTGCGGAGAGGATGGCGGAAAGAGGAGGTTTTGAATTGTTCGGTCCCGTCCTCCGCCGTGTTCCCGTCCCTAACGCAAGTTGGCAGTTATTGATTTGCAGCGCTATACACAACGCAACGAGCGGTGACCCAGTATCCGTCGCCAACTTTTGGGGATTTACCGTTGTTGTGAAGGATTTGATGGGGTTGCTGGATGTCGGGGCGTTTGAAGAACGAATGAAGGAGCTTGAGATGAATTACCTTGTCTATATAACTGATGACGCAAACAACACCATCCCTGTCACCACCTCACTGCGTAATAACTTAACAACTGCCGAGATTGAGAAATTTACCGGAGGTTGCTACAATCGACCAGTGCTACCGCAGGTTGGGCatttgtttatgtgtgtgcgcaGTGCCGCGATGATTGAAAAGCACTCGAGGTCGACGGTGGTACTACTTGTGGCGGGTTGTGTGTTCATCTCCCTCattgcatttgtgtgtggtgtaATGGTGGTGCTGCCGTGCTTGCGCGAGTTCGACAGTCGTATGAATGCCCCTAAAACTGTGCCGTTTGTGATGACTATTGTTGGCCCTTGCAATGCTGAGCGTTTGTTTGAGTTAGCCCCATCGGCTGCGTTTCCTGTATTGGAGAAGTATGCAAAGTTGCAGAAAGCAGTTATCACAAACAATCACGGTTATGTTGGCTTGCAAGTACACCCTTACACCGCAACATTCGTCACTCGCGATGTGGACACAGCCATAGAAACTTGTTTTCAACTGCTAAAAGGGGTGCAGAAGAAGCATTTGGATGAACCACTCAAGAAATGGTTGGGTGCCGACGGCGAACTGTCCATCGCCGCCGCTATACATTGGTGTGCAGATGCGTATATACGCGTAGAGACAGTGAACGGCAGCATTCGATACGAGGGAAATGATGTTAAGTATTGCGAGCGCATGTGGATGTTTGTCCCACCGAATAAGGTGACGATAAGTCAGCATGCCAAGGACAATATCCGCAGTCCTTCGACAGAGGTGTGCACCACTCAAATTGGctctgttttctttcgtggtgtgaaggagaaacaagCACTCTTTAATGTGACGCGTGTCGATGGGGATG includes:
- a CDS encoding protein kinase, putative, whose product is MGMATRSPSPRTVHSGQRQEEGNWVASVPGERTQLGTLDHVKLHPIDHCSPDIPISPPHTSAADVNDVPLAEVVHGGGFGETNIAADIGGCARLVEPATFCVACEDRQSTTLLLAHNQNALDHQKQQQPVDGEGQCPLTAHDGPSRGRLRFGLRSLRVVTEESGTTARRFLRLRRPQVGAEERAEQSIGPGDRHFAPEEGEHPLQEKTNSQFDTQPLPPMHTSVTTDGSSRTNEKVEHPGGTVQHQRTTRMAEAVNASFNGPTPSLSVCKLGKSLGSGVLLSPTPTTPILKRNNGAASRKRHSKVNVFLPHSPVPIDFSSVTTHVESKYEVGKKISEGTYGEVYIGRCRTTGEYVALKRLKVLEGLEGFPITSLREVIALQHINNERQNIAVRNGNASGSNRAKMDAIDEVVRLRDVLLSSTHNDIYLVFPYASCSLAGLMHRRFPFSEQEIAYIFRKVITAVKKLHEMGIIHRDVKADNVLINRDGSVQLGDFGLCAFEGCGTRALTPSLINLNYRPPEMLLGAVAYNAKVDIWSIGCFLSQMFLRVPPFACVRPKAEFDGAGAGNAKVDPHPKEPQQKQKLKQQGYRVRAETELEQLSLITEVLGPLGGDLDEAFPPAQCRNVSLLREVRASLTSCNSQSALRASMASLFEPSHLYSQYRGFRSWFIATAERRRRSPTYPAPSPECLDVLTAIFQLDPRKRPTAAQLLEMPFFDLSRAVSSPARRSYAAYTYAEVEGEKAELLIREEMAEKLQRYEGSHLLPYPSAA